In one Geoglobus acetivorans genomic region, the following are encoded:
- a CDS encoding heme lyase CcmF/NrfE family subunit, translated as MGLDPGYLLLILAFFASLYSTYAFLLAVRSRGKKAAITARKGEQATYLYSLIIVVAYLLLTYYFLVRDFDVQYVYYYSDSHLNLAYTISAVWAGREGSLLLWAFFLSILNVVFLRVEKKDALSALALSISSATVSFFVLVMLTFSNPFQRFGVNPGEGYGLNPLLRTPEMALHPPTVFLGYAAATIPFALAIGSIYLKQDGWHLRARLWALVSWIFLSVGIFLGAWWAYKTLGWGGFWAWDPVENASLLPWLTITALLHGIMRNRSFKSWNYWLAYVSFALVIFATFITRSGIIESVHAFGENPEGWLYLILIAIAGMLSAYLFSARKDVFHSEQYSTFSRDFAIFLNMLILILSTATVLIGTVAPTLVSGISVGREYYDRVETPLAILLTVLLGACISIGWRADRENTLRLLRISVPAGAIMFALTQILAGMFYVSLAAGIGVFSLTNHLMTFRPSDLRNARKAGGYIVHIGIILIAIGVAGAWMYDEVHQNVRVGIKDKTKIDTRFGDITLEITDARQIDHHDRSEVVITLNVYENGVLKGTVTPTITQYNLLRQDRVIYSVSILSDPFKDIYIAIGSISMDSAFFEVHVVPLVSLVWLGSILVIAGGVVSAVMNPPRKE; from the coding sequence ATGGGTCTGGATCCCGGCTACCTCTTACTTATTCTTGCCTTTTTTGCCAGTCTTTACTCGACTTATGCATTCCTTCTTGCCGTAAGATCAAGGGGGAAAAAAGCTGCCATAACCGCGAGAAAAGGCGAGCAGGCGACATACCTGTATTCCCTCATCATCGTTGTTGCCTATCTGCTTTTAACGTATTATTTCCTGGTAAGGGATTTCGACGTTCAGTATGTTTATTACTACTCTGACAGTCATCTGAATCTTGCCTATACAATAAGTGCAGTGTGGGCGGGCAGGGAAGGTTCTCTCCTCCTCTGGGCATTTTTCCTGTCTATTCTTAATGTCGTGTTCCTGAGGGTTGAGAAAAAAGATGCTCTCTCTGCACTGGCCCTTTCAATTTCCTCTGCAACCGTATCATTTTTCGTTCTTGTGATGCTGACATTCTCCAACCCATTCCAGAGGTTCGGTGTCAATCCGGGTGAAGGTTACGGATTGAATCCGCTACTGAGAACTCCTGAAATGGCGCTCCATCCACCCACAGTATTTCTCGGCTATGCCGCAGCGACAATACCCTTTGCCCTCGCCATTGGCTCAATCTACCTCAAACAGGATGGATGGCACCTGAGAGCAAGATTGTGGGCTTTGGTATCCTGGATATTCCTTTCAGTTGGAATCTTTCTTGGTGCGTGGTGGGCCTACAAGACCCTCGGATGGGGCGGATTCTGGGCATGGGATCCGGTTGAAAATGCATCTCTGTTACCTTGGTTAACGATTACCGCCCTTCTTCATGGAATAATGAGAAACAGGAGCTTCAAAAGCTGGAATTACTGGCTGGCGTATGTTTCCTTCGCCCTCGTAATATTTGCCACGTTCATCACGAGGAGCGGAATCATCGAGAGTGTGCATGCGTTTGGTGAGAATCCTGAGGGCTGGCTTTACCTGATCCTGATAGCAATTGCGGGGATGCTGTCTGCATACCTGTTCTCCGCGAGAAAGGATGTTTTTCACTCAGAACAGTATTCGACATTTTCAAGAGATTTTGCGATTTTTCTGAACATGCTCATACTAATTCTATCCACCGCCACAGTACTCATCGGGACCGTGGCTCCAACCCTTGTTTCAGGAATTTCTGTCGGGAGAGAGTACTACGACAGGGTTGAAACACCCCTTGCAATTCTGCTGACAGTTCTCCTCGGTGCGTGCATTTCCATAGGCTGGCGTGCTGACAGAGAGAATACGCTCAGGCTGCTCAGGATTTCGGTTCCTGCCGGAGCAATCATGTTTGCCCTGACTCAGATACTTGCAGGCATGTTTTATGTGTCTCTCGCTGCAGGTATAGGCGTATTTTCTCTCACAAATCACCTCATGACCTTCAGGCCCTCAGACCTCAGGAATGCAAGAAAGGCCGGGGGCTACATCGTCCACATCGGAATCATACTCATCGCCATCGGAGTTGCTGGAGCCTGGATGTATGATGAGGTACATCAGAATGTGAGGGTGGGAATCAAGGATAAAACAAAAATCGACACGAGGTTTGGAGACATCACCCTTGAAATCACGGATGCCAGGCAGATCGACCACCACGACAGGTCTGAGGTCGTGATAACGCTGAACGTGTATGAAAACGGTGTTTTAAAGGGAACGGTGACCCCAACAATCACCCAGTACAACCTTCTCAGACAGGACAGGGTGATATATTCAGTGTCGATACTCTCTGACCCGTTCAAGGATATATACATTGCTATTGGAAGTATCTCCATGGACTCTGCGTTTTTTGAGGTTCATGTAGTCCCGCTCGTATCTCTGGTCTGGCTGGGTTCAATCCTTGTTATAGCCGGAGGGGTGGTTTCGGCGGTGATGAATCCGCCGAGGAAAGAATGA
- a CDS encoding zinc metalloprotease HtpX, whose amino-acid sequence MFLIFDPVYLILATVGYMIMFLMAAFIAPKLAGRLAGRFSLYTSMLLVAVLILAVSGSVIYYVLVYSGIYIGFYGLIAFIVLANLAMYLISPYIINTMYGAKPSPELQALVDEIAMRLGDKRKYKAMIVKSPPNAFAYGNFLTGKFVAVSDALAGMLEREELMAVIGHEIGHHRHRDSAVMLLFGLLPSVIFYLGYALVHTGLRDDRNRGSALIGIAAVVASFVVQILVLAFSRLREYYADTEGVRVAGKLPMQASLAKIHAYYHRIPRALDEIRDSSFKALFIYAFTNAVASPYVSMRDIEMLKKTKVSPVEEFLSTHPPISKRLTFIDSLPY is encoded by the coding sequence ATGTTCCTGATATTTGATCCGGTGTACCTGATACTGGCGACCGTGGGCTACATGATAATGTTCCTCATGGCGGCATTCATAGCCCCGAAACTCGCAGGAAGGCTTGCGGGAAGGTTCTCTCTTTACACATCCATGCTGCTGGTGGCAGTACTCATTCTCGCAGTTAGTGGCTCCGTCATATACTACGTTCTCGTATACTCAGGCATTTATATCGGATTTTACGGGCTGATAGCATTCATAGTGCTGGCAAATCTCGCAATGTACCTCATCTCTCCTTACATAATTAACACGATGTACGGGGCAAAACCCAGTCCAGAACTTCAGGCACTCGTCGATGAGATAGCGATGAGACTTGGTGATAAGAGAAAGTACAAGGCCATGATCGTCAAGTCACCTCCCAACGCATTTGCCTACGGAAATTTCCTTACAGGGAAATTCGTGGCAGTGTCTGATGCACTTGCAGGCATGCTCGAAAGGGAGGAACTCATGGCAGTAATAGGGCATGAAATAGGACACCACAGACACAGAGATTCAGCAGTGATGCTCCTCTTCGGACTCCTGCCCTCCGTGATCTTTTACCTCGGATACGCTCTCGTGCATACAGGATTGAGGGATGACAGGAACAGGGGTTCAGCACTTATAGGCATTGCTGCGGTTGTGGCAAGCTTCGTCGTTCAGATCCTCGTTCTGGCGTTCAGCAGGCTGAGAGAGTACTATGCCGACACGGAAGGAGTCAGGGTTGCCGGAAAATTGCCCATGCAGGCATCTCTCGCAAAGATACATGCATACTACCACAGAATCCCGAGGGCACTCGATGAAATCAGGGACAGCAGTTTCAAGGCACTGTTCATCTACGCATTCACAAATGCGGTTGCTAGCCCATACGTGTCAATGAGGGACATTGAGATGCTGAAGAAAACCAAGGTCTCACCCGTTGAGGAATTCCTCTCAACGCACCCGCCCATATCCAAGAGGCTGACGTTTATCGACTCTCTGCCATACTGA
- a CDS encoding 30S ribosomal protein S8e has translation MIFQGRSKRKYTGKLYKRFRKKRKYELGREYVEALIGERKIKKIRVRGGNCKIRIYKDRYANVYIPAEKKVVKAEIKRVLENKAHIHFARRNVLTKGAVIETSVGKAVITSRPGQDGVINAVLVEE, from the coding sequence GTGATCTTTCAGGGTAGAAGTAAGAGGAAATACACGGGAAAGCTGTACAAGAGGTTCAGGAAAAAGAGGAAGTATGAGCTTGGAAGAGAATATGTTGAAGCGCTGATCGGAGAGAGGAAGATCAAGAAGATAAGGGTCAGAGGAGGTAACTGCAAGATAAGAATATACAAGGACAGATACGCAAATGTTTACATCCCCGCAGAGAAAAAGGTCGTCAAGGCAGAGATAAAGAGGGTTCTGGAAAACAAGGCCCACATACACTTCGCCAGAAGGAACGTGCTTACAAAGGGAGCGGTAATAGAGACATCAGTGGGCAAAGCAGTAATCACCAGCAGACCCGGCCAGGATGGCGTTATAAACGCTGTTCTTGTTGAGGAATAA
- a CDS encoding pyridoxal-phosphate-dependent aminotransferase family protein produces the protein MVRDDLLMIPGPVKLHERIIKAMSSQMISHRSRDFEEVFEYCKNAIKPLFGTSGDIAIISGSGTAGMEAAVASFSKVKKITVVDNGKFGERFAKIGARYTEVDHLRFEWGSSVDLGKVEESLANGSEAIAFVHNETSTGILNPAREIAKIARKYDALVIMDGITSVGGDEVRMDEWGIDVAVVGSQKCIGAPPGLAAVAINERAWDFYSESVPYYLDLRAYVKKAESNQTPYTPAVPLFLAFAEALRIIEEEGIENRIERHRKFARATRVWAENAGLELFPALNEHSSYSNTVTAIKMPDGIADRDLRGTLREEYGITISGGQEHLKGRIFRIGHMGNVTKRDLVATLSAIEDILLRKNAVKPALHAAMEELG, from the coding sequence ATGGTAAGGGACGATCTGCTGATGATTCCGGGACCGGTCAAACTTCACGAAAGGATAATAAAGGCGATGTCCAGCCAGATGATAAGTCACAGAAGCCGGGATTTTGAAGAGGTTTTTGAATACTGCAAGAATGCAATAAAACCTCTTTTCGGAACCTCAGGCGATATTGCGATCATCAGCGGTAGCGGAACTGCTGGAATGGAAGCCGCTGTTGCTTCGTTTTCAAAGGTTAAAAAAATCACCGTTGTGGATAATGGAAAGTTTGGAGAGAGGTTTGCAAAGATTGGTGCAAGATATACAGAAGTGGATCACCTCAGATTTGAGTGGGGAAGCAGTGTTGACCTCGGAAAGGTTGAAGAGAGCCTCGCGAACGGAAGTGAGGCCATAGCCTTTGTCCACAACGAAACATCAACCGGAATACTCAATCCCGCAAGAGAGATAGCCAAAATCGCCAGAAAATACGATGCCCTTGTTATTATGGATGGGATTACGAGTGTTGGTGGAGACGAGGTCCGAATGGACGAGTGGGGCATTGACGTTGCAGTGGTTGGATCACAGAAGTGCATAGGGGCACCACCGGGTCTTGCGGCGGTTGCAATAAACGAGAGGGCGTGGGATTTCTACAGCGAATCCGTGCCCTACTATCTCGACCTCAGAGCCTATGTCAAAAAGGCTGAGAGCAATCAGACACCCTACACCCCAGCTGTGCCTCTGTTTCTCGCCTTTGCCGAGGCTCTCAGAATAATCGAAGAAGAGGGAATCGAAAACAGGATCGAAAGACACAGAAAATTTGCAAGGGCAACCAGGGTCTGGGCTGAAAATGCCGGACTCGAACTTTTCCCTGCTCTGAACGAACACTCCAGCTACTCAAACACCGTAACGGCCATAAAAATGCCCGACGGTATTGCGGACAGGGATCTCAGAGGGACTCTGAGAGAGGAGTACGGAATAACCATCTCTGGTGGACAGGAGCATCTGAAGGGCAGGATATTCAGAATCGGTCACATGGGCAATGTTACCAAAAGGGATTTGGTCGCCACGCTCTCCGCTATAGAAGATATACTATTGAGAAAGAATGCGGTAAAGCCAGCATTACATGCTGCGATGGAGGAGCTTGGATGA
- a CDS encoding flavin reductase family protein gives MNPEALYRISYGLYIVSSHKDGVPNGQIANTVFQVTSEPVMVAVCLNNKNLTNECVKESGVFSVSVLDRNTPLKFIGKFGFRTGRDSNKFEDVDFFWGKTGAPVVRDHSIAYIEAEVRDIMEVRTHTLFFGEVVEAEILKDGEPLTYAEYHYKMKGKTPETATVYLEHLRM, from the coding sequence ATGAATCCGGAAGCATTATACAGAATCAGCTACGGGCTTTATATCGTTTCAAGCCATAAAGACGGTGTGCCAAACGGTCAGATAGCCAATACAGTCTTTCAGGTAACTTCCGAACCTGTGATGGTTGCAGTATGCCTGAACAATAAAAACCTCACAAACGAGTGCGTGAAAGAATCCGGAGTGTTCTCTGTATCGGTTCTTGACAGGAATACACCTCTGAAATTCATAGGAAAGTTCGGGTTCCGTACAGGAAGAGATTCAAACAAATTCGAAGATGTTGATTTCTTCTGGGGAAAAACCGGAGCCCCGGTTGTGAGAGATCACAGCATAGCATACATTGAGGCAGAGGTCAGAGACATAATGGAAGTCAGGACCCACACCCTGTTTTTCGGTGAGGTCGTTGAGGCTGAAATTCTTAAGGATGGAGAACCACTCACGTATGCAGAGTATCACTACAAAATGAAGGGGAAGACTCCCGAGACGGCCACAGTATACCTGGAACACCTCAGGATGTGA
- a CDS encoding (Fe-S)-binding protein, translating to MEAPTRELLWGIGKSLPYYVHYALFLIATLIFLAGVYRWYRILKIARNDEDRLDNLGKRIWYTIRDGFLFVRLYFRESQMGLMHILILWGFIVLTIGTLILTVAADINSSFFRGTFYLIHEALMDLAGLALLLGLIIAVVNRYSTKPSRFSKAWPYAKDDGAVLLLLLTITVLGFAVEAIRIASGTPAYTAIIGEAIAKLLPYDLGLYRTLWSVHSLLALLFIALIPYTKLAHVIAAPLNILTRSERGAAARTVEDEEYLGAIEPGDLQWRDILSSLACMRCGRCQDMCPASNSGTTLSPMFLMQNLRKTLNENFDMLGRPKKEDVLLLDNVLDMEAVWACTTCRACMEMCPIYIEQMEIIGEMRRGIVESGEAPPDIRDFLTNVQKQKNPWGEAKYKRDAWAKDLDVPRTKDSEFEWLWWVGCGHAFDNRNKIVAKKLVRILNEIGVSYAILGREEGCCGNDVRRVGEEGLFQVLKEENVAAFEKYGVEKLFATSPHCYNTFRNEYENVEAKFILEIIYDAIKDGRLKLKHPVNRRVTFHDPCYLGRYNGMYELPREILKAIPGIELVEMERNRDRAFCCGGGGGNLVREYPGDDRPNNIRAREAGDTGADVLAVACPFCMIMLEDGVKMEKLDDRMAVMDVIELVYESAFGPEEEEQ from the coding sequence TTGGAGGCTCCAACAAGAGAACTGCTCTGGGGAATCGGGAAATCACTGCCTTATTACGTCCATTATGCACTGTTTCTGATTGCAACGCTGATCTTCCTGGCAGGAGTATACAGATGGTACAGGATACTCAAAATCGCCAGAAACGATGAGGACAGACTCGACAATCTCGGAAAAAGGATCTGGTACACAATAAGAGACGGATTCCTGTTTGTCAGACTGTACTTCAGAGAATCCCAGATGGGTCTGATGCACATCCTGATACTTTGGGGTTTCATAGTGCTCACAATCGGGACGCTCATTCTGACCGTAGCAGCAGATATCAACTCGTCATTCTTCAGGGGGACGTTCTACCTCATTCACGAAGCGCTGATGGACCTTGCAGGTCTTGCTCTCCTGCTCGGGTTGATCATAGCCGTTGTGAACAGATATTCCACAAAACCGAGCAGATTTTCAAAGGCCTGGCCCTACGCAAAGGATGATGGTGCTGTACTTCTGCTCCTGCTCACGATAACAGTTCTGGGATTTGCTGTTGAGGCCATAAGAATTGCAAGCGGTACACCTGCCTACACTGCAATTATTGGAGAGGCAATAGCAAAGCTCCTTCCCTATGACCTGGGACTGTACAGAACGCTCTGGAGTGTGCACTCACTGCTCGCCCTGCTCTTCATAGCCCTCATACCGTATACAAAGCTCGCACACGTTATTGCTGCACCGCTCAACATTCTGACCAGAAGTGAAAGGGGCGCTGCCGCAAGAACTGTTGAAGACGAGGAATACTTGGGGGCAATAGAGCCAGGGGACCTGCAGTGGAGAGACATCCTCTCAAGCCTGGCATGCATGAGGTGCGGGAGATGTCAGGACATGTGTCCTGCCTCTAACTCCGGCACCACACTCTCCCCAATGTTCCTGATGCAGAATCTCAGAAAGACGCTAAACGAAAACTTCGACATGCTCGGCAGGCCCAAGAAAGAAGATGTTCTGCTTCTCGATAATGTTCTCGACATGGAGGCGGTATGGGCGTGCACAACATGCAGGGCCTGCATGGAGATGTGTCCGATTTACATCGAGCAGATGGAAATTATCGGCGAGATGAGGAGAGGCATTGTAGAAAGCGGAGAGGCACCGCCCGACATCAGAGATTTCCTGACAAACGTCCAGAAGCAGAAGAACCCGTGGGGAGAGGCGAAATACAAGAGAGACGCATGGGCCAAGGACCTCGATGTTCCGAGGACCAAGGATTCTGAGTTCGAGTGGCTCTGGTGGGTTGGCTGCGGACACGCCTTCGACAACAGGAACAAGATTGTTGCGAAGAAACTTGTGAGGATACTCAACGAGATAGGGGTCAGCTACGCCATACTCGGAAGGGAAGAGGGTTGCTGTGGAAACGACGTGAGGAGAGTCGGTGAGGAGGGTCTTTTCCAGGTGCTAAAGGAAGAGAATGTGGCAGCATTTGAGAAATACGGTGTTGAGAAACTCTTTGCCACATCACCGCACTGCTACAACACATTCAGGAACGAATATGAAAACGTGGAGGCGAAGTTCATTCTCGAAATAATATACGATGCCATAAAGGATGGCAGGCTTAAGCTGAAGCATCCAGTGAACAGACGGGTTACGTTCCACGACCCTTGCTACCTCGGAAGATACAACGGCATGTATGAACTGCCAAGGGAGATTCTGAAGGCAATTCCGGGAATTGAACTTGTCGAAATGGAAAGGAACAGAGACAGAGCATTCTGCTGCGGTGGAGGAGGTGGAAACCTCGTAAGAGAGTATCCGGGAGATGACAGGCCCAACAACATAAGGGCAAGAGAGGCAGGGGACACGGGAGCAGATGTTCTCGCCGTCGCATGCCCGTTCTGCATGATAATGCTCGAAGACGGGGTTAAAATGGAGAAACTGGACGACAGGATGGCAGTGATGGACGTGATTGAGCTTGTGTACGAGTCCGCTTTCGGACCCGAAGAAGAGGAGCAGTAA
- a CDS encoding DUF22 domain-containing protein has protein sequence MRAAVATLKNPESREIGRKEISFKNAIFKSAGHAYWKTIIADESKIVRKDRLEVIRIREIELPQKSTIAPLSIFRHAYGTTIDVLTDEIRKIEEVRKIRYAYFYGIDYGEIEPGDIIGVIKVYPINVGSMEKIEYLKPPETRPKLEKIQGSVVYKEGDLVYRKRIIIEEPWYSRWHIGEWRMLVADEDVSLEPGNGRMIKIRPVEIPRNTIPVPLYGHRHPLGTIIDVYSPGRPRRIEERKLITGVYFLPAEGGEIRKGDVIGVLNLYTVSIGEMFDKIVPFLNEKVRGNVVVRENNGLKRIEFEHTPFLFRRSSIGYLKPIISAETKTIRANRPERILLEKIDIPAGSVIQPMGGRGHAYGITIDVELEAQRFVEEDRVVDSAIIISPFDGEILRGDMIGVLMQYQITPLTSPELFVRKYG, from the coding sequence ATGAGAGCCGCAGTTGCCACTCTGAAAAATCCCGAAAGCAGAGAAATAGGGCGAAAGGAAATCTCTTTCAAAAACGCCATTTTTAAAAGCGCAGGTCATGCTTACTGGAAAACGATCATTGCAGATGAATCAAAAATCGTGAGAAAGGACAGGCTCGAGGTCATCAGGATTAGAGAAATAGAGCTTCCTCAGAAAAGCACAATCGCACCACTGTCGATCTTCAGACATGCTTACGGAACAACCATTGATGTTCTCACAGATGAAATCAGAAAAATTGAGGAAGTCAGAAAAATCAGATATGCCTATTTTTATGGGATAGACTACGGAGAAATCGAGCCGGGAGACATTATAGGAGTCATAAAGGTTTATCCCATCAATGTCGGAAGCATGGAAAAAATTGAGTATCTGAAACCACCCGAAACCAGACCAAAGCTCGAAAAAATTCAGGGTAGTGTTGTGTACAAAGAGGGAGATCTCGTTTACAGGAAGAGAATCATCATCGAGGAACCCTGGTATTCAAGATGGCACATCGGAGAATGGAGAATGCTCGTCGCTGACGAAGACGTCTCGCTTGAACCCGGCAACGGCAGGATGATAAAGATAAGACCGGTCGAGATACCGAGAAACACAATCCCGGTGCCACTGTACGGCCACCGCCATCCCCTGGGAACGATAATCGACGTTTACTCTCCTGGCAGACCCAGAAGGATTGAGGAGAGAAAGCTCATTACCGGAGTGTACTTCCTTCCGGCAGAAGGGGGCGAAATCAGAAAGGGAGACGTCATCGGTGTCCTGAACCTGTACACTGTGTCCATAGGCGAGATGTTCGATAAGATCGTCCCCTTCCTGAACGAGAAGGTCAGGGGAAATGTGGTCGTCAGGGAGAACAATGGCCTTAAAAGAATTGAATTCGAACACACACCGTTCCTGTTCAGGAGAAGCAGCATAGGATACCTGAAACCCATTATAAGTGCAGAAACCAAGACCATTCGGGCCAACAGACCAGAGAGAATTCTGCTCGAAAAGATAGATATTCCGGCCGGTTCAGTCATTCAACCAATGGGTGGAAGAGGGCATGCCTACGGAATAACCATAGACGTGGAGCTTGAAGCCCAGAGGTTCGTCGAAGAGGACAGAGTTGTCGATTCGGCCATAATAATATCACCATTCGATGGTGAGATCCTCAGAGGAGACATGATAGGCGTTCTGATGCAGTATCAGATAACGCCCCTGACCTCTCCAGAACTGTTTGTGAGGAAATATGGCTGA
- the ribC gene encoding riboflavin synthase, with product MKIGIVDTTFSRIDMGSIAIDELKNYAGVKYIRRTVPGIKDLPVEAKRLIEEEKCDIVITLGWVGRAEKDALSYIALSVGKIIAELMTNTHIIDVTVHEDEAEDEKTLLRVAENRVREHVRNAIDLVRNPERLVKQAGTGQRQGYEDVGPILK from the coding sequence ATGAAGATAGGAATAGTGGACACAACGTTCTCCAGAATAGATATGGGCAGTATAGCCATTGACGAGCTTAAAAATTACGCTGGTGTGAAGTACATACGCAGAACAGTTCCAGGAATAAAGGACCTTCCGGTAGAGGCGAAAAGGCTGATTGAGGAGGAGAAATGCGACATAGTCATAACCCTTGGCTGGGTTGGTAGAGCTGAAAAAGACGCTCTGAGCTACATTGCCCTTTCTGTAGGAAAGATTATTGCTGAGCTGATGACGAACACACACATAATCGATGTTACAGTCCATGAAGATGAGGCGGAGGACGAGAAAACTCTACTGAGGGTGGCTGAAAACAGAGTCAGGGAACATGTAAGGAATGCTATCGACTTGGTGAGGAATCCAGAAAGGCTCGTGAAGCAGGCAGGGACAGGTCAGAGGCAGGGTTACGAGGATGTTGGACCAATTCTGAAGTGA
- a CDS encoding cytochrome c maturation protein CcmE domain-containing protein, translated as MVKSNQIRLMIGISLIGFSILVVFAFNQGISPYLTVSEVVSRGTAENVQVNGTIVQYSLVEYDNGTKTFKLTDGKSEILVVYNGSLQYFPGEDVIQAVVKGDYRNGVFYAEDVLMKCPSKYEVEDSKLKR; from the coding sequence ATGGTCAAATCGAACCAGATAAGGCTTATGATTGGAATTTCGCTGATAGGTTTTTCCATCCTCGTGGTTTTTGCGTTCAACCAGGGCATAAGCCCGTATCTGACCGTCAGCGAGGTTGTCAGCAGAGGTACTGCTGAGAACGTGCAGGTAAATGGAACGATTGTCCAGTACTCGCTTGTGGAATACGACAACGGAACAAAAACGTTCAAACTGACAGATGGAAAGAGTGAGATTCTGGTTGTATATAATGGCTCTCTCCAGTACTTCCCGGGTGAAGATGTTATTCAGGCGGTTGTAAAGGGCGATTACAGGAATGGTGTCTTTTACGCTGAGGACGTGCTGATGAAATGTCCGAGCAAGTATGAGGTGGAGGACAGCAAACTGAAGAGGTGA